A window from Setaria italica strain Yugu1 chromosome VIII, Setaria_italica_v2.0, whole genome shotgun sequence encodes these proteins:
- the LOC101766329 gene encoding translationally-controlled tumor protein homolog: MLVYQDLLTGDELLSDSFPYREIENGILWEVDGRWVVQGAVDVDIGANPSAEGGGDDEGVDDQAVKVVDIVDTFRLQEQPAFDKKQFVTFMKRYIKNLTAKLEPEQQAEFKKGIEGATKYLLGKLKDLQFFVGESMHDDGSLVFAYYKDGATDPTFLYFAHGLKEIKC; this comes from the exons ATGTTGGTCTACCAGGATCTGCTCACCG GCGACGAGCTCCTCTCGGACTCGTTCCCGTACAGGGAGATCGAGAACGGCATCCTCTGGGAGGTCGACGGCAGG TGGGTCGTCCAAGGAGCTGTAGATGTTGACATTGGTGCCAACCCGTCTGCCGAGGGTGGTGGCGATGATGAGGGTGTTGATGATCAGGCGGTGAAGGTTGTTGACATTGTTGACACCTTCCGTCTTCAG GAGCAACCTGCCTTTGACAAGAAGCAGTTTGTGACCTTCATGAAGCGCTACATCAAGAACCTTACTGCCAAGCTGGAGCCGGAGCAGCAAGCGGAATTCAAGAAGGGCATTGAGGGTGCCACCAAGTACCTTCTTGGAAAGCTCAAGGACCTCCAGTT CTTTGTTGGCGAGAGCATGCATGATGATGGAAGCCTGGTGTTCGCCTACTACAAGGATGGAGCCACCGACCCAACCTTCCTCTACTTCGCGCACGGGCTGAAGGAGATCAAGTGCTAG
- the LOC101766742 gene encoding uncharacterized protein LOC101766742 isoform X2 has translation MATTSTATQHHAGADGAPPRPGEAGFELQQVPERKDPHDIRANPKVQLAQAKRFATGVLEHYNKRKKIKFELLDAKPVISIPEPRCCYTHINFTARTSKEDSEEQLFFAEIYHCGPRRAPNGFIVTCCEPLGPDSAGDYFSFLLVKE, from the exons ATGGcgacgacgtcgacggcgacgcaGCATCATGCCGGCGCggacggcgcgccgccgcggcccggaGAAGCTGGATTCGAATTACAACA GGTTCCTGAGAGAAAAGATCCGCACGATATTCGGGCCAATCCAAAAGTTCAGCTTGCACAGGCCAAGAGGTTTGCAACGGGTGTCTTGGAGCACTAcaataaaaggaaaaag ATCAAATTTGAGCTCTTGGATGCCAAGCCTGTGATCAGTATACCTGAGCCACGATGTTGTTACACACACATTAACTTTACTGCAAGGACCAGCAAAGAAGATTCGGAGGAACAACTTTTCTTCGCTGAGATTTACCACTGTGGCCCAAGGCGGGCTCCAAATGGCTTCATTGTCACTTGCTGTGAGCCATTGGGCCCTGATTCTGCAGGcgattatttttctttcttattaGTTAAAGAGTAA
- the LOC101766742 gene encoding uncharacterized protein LOC101766742 isoform X3: protein MAPRRRAPLLARVPERKDPHDIRANPKVQLAQAKRFATGVLEHYNKRKKIKFELLDAKPVISIPEPRCCYTHINFTARTSKEDSEEQLFFAEIYHCGPRRAPNGFIVTCCEPLGPDSAGDYFSFLLVKE, encoded by the exons ATGGCACCTCGACGCCGAGCGCCACTGCTTGCGAG GGTTCCTGAGAGAAAAGATCCGCACGATATTCGGGCCAATCCAAAAGTTCAGCTTGCACAGGCCAAGAGGTTTGCAACGGGTGTCTTGGAGCACTAcaataaaaggaaaaag ATCAAATTTGAGCTCTTGGATGCCAAGCCTGTGATCAGTATACCTGAGCCACGATGTTGTTACACACACATTAACTTTACTGCAAGGACCAGCAAAGAAGATTCGGAGGAACAACTTTTCTTCGCTGAGATTTACCACTGTGGCCCAAGGCGGGCTCCAAATGGCTTCATTGTCACTTGCTGTGAGCCATTGGGCCCTGATTCTGCAGGcgattatttttctttcttattaGTTAAAGAGTAA
- the LOC101766742 gene encoding uncharacterized protein LOC101766742 isoform X1 — MKRTCRVRREAFLKQTSYCFKTCLSKKLFQNICIQIRIEFLGLPRPACLPSFSPFCLGHTRARRQLGLPLRPAAIQPWRRRRRRRSIMPARTARRRGPEKLDSNYNSTYPPSSARVPERKDPHDIRANPKVQLAQAKRFATGVLEHYNKRKKIKFELLDAKPVISIPEPRCCYTHINFTARTSKEDSEEQLFFAEIYHCGPRRAPNGFIVTCLGQNISRAGLYLGGEEEC; from the exons ATGAAACGGACATGCCGTGTGCGACGGGAAGCGTTTCTTAAACAGACCAGCTATTGTTTCAAAACATGTCTTTCGAAAAAATTGTTTCAAAACATTTGCATTCAAATTCGGATTGAATTCCTTGGCctcccccggccggcctgcctCCCTTCTTTTTCCCCGTTCTGTCTCGGGCACACGAGGGCACGGCGACAACTAGGGTTGcccctgcggccggcggcgatccAGCCATGGcgacgacgtcgacggcgacgcaGCATCATGCCGGCGCggacggcgcgccgccgcggcccggaGAAGCTGGATTCGAATTACAACAGTACGTACCCTCCCTCGTCTGCTCG GGTTCCTGAGAGAAAAGATCCGCACGATATTCGGGCCAATCCAAAAGTTCAGCTTGCACAGGCCAAGAGGTTTGCAACGGGTGTCTTGGAGCACTAcaataaaaggaaaaag ATCAAATTTGAGCTCTTGGATGCCAAGCCTGTGATCAGTATACCTGAGCCACGATGTTGTTACACACACATTAACTTTACTGCAAGGACCAGCAAAGAAGATTCGGAGGAACAACTTTTCTTCGCTGAGATTTACCACTGTGGCCCAAGGCGGGCTCCAAATGGCTTCATTGTCACTTGCT TGGGACAAAACATTTCGCGAGCCGGATTGTACCTCGGTGGTGAGGAAGAATGCTGA